From the genome of Monomorium pharaonis isolate MP-MQ-018 chromosome 2, ASM1337386v2, whole genome shotgun sequence, one region includes:
- the LOC105833799 gene encoding myeloid differentiation primary response protein MyD88 isoform X2: MRRGNITMDLSTVPLVAATAASRQVIATMLNPMKVLPSDNGLPRDWRGLAHQLELSTELMSLLTSHSDPTIHILTLLEKNQKDITMKNFQAMMEQMDRWDIIDDTEALFQSDAERYLEHQQRAQMSAEPIDECADQKILTFGDIHRLNQGLETQYYDAFLLYAEEDIDFVNEMIEKLETQFKLKLCLKDRDLVVGIEFEHEAIMKLISERCNRLLIIVSPNFLKSSANKFFLNYTQALSIEKRQRKIIPCIYKRCELPFQLKYISNLDYNLKGLDFWGKLHNSIQAPNSFGTSSIQEGNNLQESTEIKKTLPDKYKDIVHITQKTNEKTSKYPQENESCESIMKASDTKTLNVSSKKNKTLSRWEKITSNWKTKQSKENDQLTTETIVQNLPSLDNLDSLNLSSPHEYKKKKKKLFSNFTKKRIALKT, encoded by the exons aTGAGAAGAGGGAATATCACAATGGATTTATCGACTGTGCCACTTGTGGCAGCCACTGCTGCGAGCAGACAGGTTATTGCGACTATGCTGAATCCCATGAAGGTTTTGCCAAGCGATAATGGCTTGCCAAG GGACTGGAGAGGCCTAGCACATCAGTTGGAGCTCAGCACAGAACTTATGTCACTGCTAACATCACATTCTGATCCAACAATACACATATTGACATTGTTGGAGAAAAATCAGAAAGATattacaatgaaaaattttcaagcaATGATGGAGCAGATGGACAGATGGGACATTATTGATGACACTGAAGCTTTGTTTC AAAGTGATGCTGAGAGATATTTGGAACACCAGCAAAGAGCTCAAATGTCAGCAGAGCCAATAGATGAGTGTGCTGATCAAAAAATACTTACATTTg GTGATATTCATAGGCTAAATCAAGGTTTAGAAACACAATACTACGATGCATTTCTTTTGTATGCAGAGGAGGATATTGATTTTGTGAATGAGATGATAGAGAAACTTGAGACGCAATTCAAGCTGAAG CTATGTTTGAAAGATCGAGATTTGGTCGTTGGTATAGAATTCGAGCATGAAGCGATAATGAAGTTGATATCCGAACGATGTAATAGACTGCTCATTATAGTATCACCGAATTTTCTCAAAAGCTCggcaaacaaatttttcttgaaCTATACTCAGGCTCTAAGTATTG AAAAGCgacagagaaaaattataccaTGTATATACAAAAGATGTGAATTGccgtttcaattaaaatatatatctaatttagATTATAATCTCAAGGGATTAGACTTTTGGGGCAAATTACACAATTCTATACAAGCTCCAAATTCTTTTGGCACAAG TTCAATTCAAGAAGGAAACAACTTACAAGAAAGtacagaaataaagaaaacattacCTGATAAGTATAAAGATATAGTTCACATAACTCAaaaaacaaatgaaaaaacatcaaaatatCCACAAGAGAATGAAAGTTGTGAATCTATCATGAAAGCAAGTGATACAAAAACTCTAAATGTTAGtagtaaaaagaataagacATTGTCACGATGGGAAAAAATTACCTCAAATTGGAAAACAAAGCAAAGCAAAGAAAATGATCAGTTAACTACAGAGACAATCGTTCAAAATTTGCCATCACTAGATAATTTAGacagtttaaatttatctagTCCTCatgaatataagaaaaagaaaaaaaaattatttagtaattttacaaagaaaagaattgCTCTAAAAACCTGA
- the LOC105833799 gene encoding myeloid differentiation primary response protein MyD88 isoform X1 yields the protein MRRGNITMDLSTVPLVAATAASRQVIATMLNPMKVLPSDNGLPRDWRGLAHQLELSTELMSLLTSHSDPTIHILTLLEKNQKDITMKNFQAMMEQMDRWDIIDDTEALFQSDAERYLEHQQRAQMSAEPIDECADQKILTFGDIHRLNQGLETQYYDAFLLYAEEDIDFVNEMIEKLETQFKLKLCLKDRDLVVGIEFEHEAIMKLISERCNRLLIIVSPNFLKSSANKFFLNYTQALSIEKRQRKIIPCIYKRCELPFQLKYISNLDYNLKGLDFWGKLHNSIQAPNSFGTSSSIQEGNNLQESTEIKKTLPDKYKDIVHITQKTNEKTSKYPQENESCESIMKASDTKTLNVSSKKNKTLSRWEKITSNWKTKQSKENDQLTTETIVQNLPSLDNLDSLNLSSPHEYKKKKKKLFSNFTKKRIALKT from the exons aTGAGAAGAGGGAATATCACAATGGATTTATCGACTGTGCCACTTGTGGCAGCCACTGCTGCGAGCAGACAGGTTATTGCGACTATGCTGAATCCCATGAAGGTTTTGCCAAGCGATAATGGCTTGCCAAG GGACTGGAGAGGCCTAGCACATCAGTTGGAGCTCAGCACAGAACTTATGTCACTGCTAACATCACATTCTGATCCAACAATACACATATTGACATTGTTGGAGAAAAATCAGAAAGATattacaatgaaaaattttcaagcaATGATGGAGCAGATGGACAGATGGGACATTATTGATGACACTGAAGCTTTGTTTC AAAGTGATGCTGAGAGATATTTGGAACACCAGCAAAGAGCTCAAATGTCAGCAGAGCCAATAGATGAGTGTGCTGATCAAAAAATACTTACATTTg GTGATATTCATAGGCTAAATCAAGGTTTAGAAACACAATACTACGATGCATTTCTTTTGTATGCAGAGGAGGATATTGATTTTGTGAATGAGATGATAGAGAAACTTGAGACGCAATTCAAGCTGAAG CTATGTTTGAAAGATCGAGATTTGGTCGTTGGTATAGAATTCGAGCATGAAGCGATAATGAAGTTGATATCCGAACGATGTAATAGACTGCTCATTATAGTATCACCGAATTTTCTCAAAAGCTCggcaaacaaatttttcttgaaCTATACTCAGGCTCTAAGTATTG AAAAGCgacagagaaaaattataccaTGTATATACAAAAGATGTGAATTGccgtttcaattaaaatatatatctaatttagATTATAATCTCAAGGGATTAGACTTTTGGGGCAAATTACACAATTCTATACAAGCTCCAAATTCTTTTGGCACAAG CAGTTCAATTCAAGAAGGAAACAACTTACAAGAAAGtacagaaataaagaaaacattacCTGATAAGTATAAAGATATAGTTCACATAACTCAaaaaacaaatgaaaaaacatcaaaatatCCACAAGAGAATGAAAGTTGTGAATCTATCATGAAAGCAAGTGATACAAAAACTCTAAATGTTAGtagtaaaaagaataagacATTGTCACGATGGGAAAAAATTACCTCAAATTGGAAAACAAAGCAAAGCAAAGAAAATGATCAGTTAACTACAGAGACAATCGTTCAAAATTTGCCATCACTAGATAATTTAGacagtttaaatttatctagTCCTCatgaatataagaaaaagaaaaaaaaattatttagtaattttacaaagaaaagaattgCTCTAAAAACCTGA